In Streptomyces sp. NBC_01439, the following are encoded in one genomic region:
- a CDS encoding LppU/SCO3897 family protein → MTHPPQGPSPQQESTQPATAQSRSGGIGVRKVLGIAGAVAVLAAVAVGYFLSQDGADRAAAGDCLKNNGDPIFPDLRVVDCGDADALYKVVRVLPDTVDTARCQGVSDIGYEEQADRARHKSGKQFVLCLDGIDGIKKK, encoded by the coding sequence ATGACCCATCCGCCGCAGGGACCCTCGCCCCAGCAGGAGTCCACCCAGCCGGCGACGGCGCAGTCCCGGAGCGGGGGCATCGGCGTCCGGAAGGTCCTGGGGATCGCCGGGGCCGTGGCCGTCCTCGCCGCCGTCGCCGTCGGCTACTTCCTCAGCCAGGACGGCGCCGACCGCGCCGCGGCCGGCGACTGCCTCAAGAACAACGGGGACCCGATCTTCCCCGACCTGCGCGTGGTCGACTGCGGCGACGCCGACGCCCTGTACAAGGTGGTCCGGGTGCTGCCCGACACGGTGGACACCGCCAGGTGCCAGGGGGTGTCGGACATCGGCTACGAGGAGCAGGCCGACAGGGCCCGGCACAAGTCCGGCAAGCAGTTCGTGCTCTGCCTCGACGGGATCGACGGGATCAAGAAGAAGTAG